One Vitis vinifera cultivar Pinot Noir 40024 chromosome 8, ASM3070453v1 genomic window carries:
- the LOC100246254 gene encoding calcium-dependent protein kinase 20, giving the protein MGNTCVGPNLAANGFLQSVSAAVWRTRPPEDMLPPPNADGSSSGDNAGSDGAKGSDPPMPVQSTPPETVKITAEVQKAEKSDGNSGKQKKQTHMKRLSSAGLQIDSVLQRNTENLKEIYSLGRKLGQGQFGTTYLCVEKANGKEFACKSIAKRKLTTREDVEDVRREIQIMHHLAGHPNVISIVGAFEDAVAVHVVMELCVGGELFDRIIQRGHYTERKAADLARVIVGVVEACHSLGVMHRDLKPENFLFINQDEDSPLKTIDFGLSMFFRPGEIFTEVVGSPYYVAPEVLRKHYGPECDVWSAGVIIYILLSGVPPFWDETEQGIFEQVLKGDLDFVSEPWPSISDSAKDLVRKMLVRDPKKRLTAHEVLCHPWVQVNGVAPDKPLDSAVLTRLKQFSAMNKLKKIAIRVIAESLSEEEIAGLKEMFKMIDVDNSGNITLEELKTGLERVGADLKDSEIIRLMQAADIDNSGTIDYGEFVAAMLHLNKIEKEDHLYAAFSYFDKDGSGYITQDELQQACEQFGLEAIHLEDVIREVDQDNDGRIDYSEFVAMMQDRDFGKKGYKIT; this is encoded by the exons ATGGGGAACACATGTGTAGGACCAAATCTTGCGGCCAATGGTTTTTTGCAATCGGTCTCCGCCGCGGTTTGGCGAACCCGGCCGCCGGAGGACATGCTTCCGCCTCCCAATGCCGACGGAAGCAGCAGTGGGGACAATGCAGGTTCTGATGGCGCCAAAGGATCAGATCCCCCAATGCCGGTGCAGAGCACCCCGCCTGAAACCGTTAAAATCACTGCTGAGGTGCAGAAAGCCGAAAAATCTGATGGGAATTCGGGAAAGCAGAAAAAACAGACTCATATGAAGCGGCTTTCCAGTGCAGGGCTTCAAATAGATTCTGTGTTGCAGAGGAACACTGAGAATTTGAAGGAGATCTATAGTTTGGGCCGAAAGCTGGGGCAGGGGCAATTTGGAACCACGTACCTTTGCGTGGAGAAGGCGAATGGGAAAGAGTTTGCATGTAAATCGATTGCCAAGAGGAAGTTGACGACGCGGGAAGATGTGGAGGATGTTAGGAGGGAGATTCAGATTATGCACCATCTGGCAGGGCATCCCAATGTGATATCAATTGTGGGTGCTtttgaggatgcagtggctgtTCATGTTGTTATGGAGCTTTGTGTAGGTGGGGAGCTTTTTGATAGGATTATTCAGAGGGGGCACTATACGGAGAGAAAGGCCGCCGACCTTGCAAGGGTTATAGTTGGTGTTGTGGAAGCATGCCATTCCTTAGGTGTTATGCATCGGGACTTGAAGCCCGAAAATTTTCTCTTTATCAATCAGGATGAGGATTCACCGCTTAAAACAATAGACTTTGGACTTTCCATGTTCTTTAGGCCAG GTGAAATATTCACTGAGGTGGTTGGCAGTCCCTACTATGTGGCCCCTGAAGTATTGCGGAAGCATTATGGCCCAGAATGTGATGTTTGGAGTGCTGGGGTAATCATTTACATTTTACTAAGTGGGGTTCCCCCATTCTGGGATG AAACCGAGCAAGGGATATTTGAGCAGGTTTTAAAAGGGGATCTTGACTTTGTATCGGAGCCATGGCCTTCTATATCTGATAGTGCAAAGGATTTGGTAAGAAAAATGCTTGTAAGAGACCCAAAAAAGCGTCTGACGGCCCATGAAGTTCTGT GCCACCCTTGGGTTCAGGTCAATGGTGTAGCTCCTGATAAGCCTCTTGATTCTGCTGTTCTGACTCGATTGAAGCAATTCTCTGCCATGAACAAGCTCAAGAAAATAGCCATTAGA GTCATTGCTGAGAGTTTGTCTGAAGAAGAAATTGCTGGCTTAAAAGAAATGTTCAAGATGATAGATGTCGATAATAGTGGAAATATCACTCTTGAGGAACTAAAAACTGGTTTGGAAAGGGTGGGTGCTGACCTCAAGGATTCAGAAATTATTAGGTTGATGCAAGCG GCTGATATTGACAATAGTGGCACAATAGACTATGGTGAGTTTGTGGCTGCAATGCTCCATCTAAACAAGATCGAGAAGGAGGATCATTTGTATGCAGCTTTTTCATACTTTGACAAGGATGGGAGTGGCTATATCACCCAAGATGAGCTCCAACAGGCCTGTGAACAGTTTGGTCTAGAAGCCATTCACCTAGAAGATGTTATTCGTGAAGTTGATCAGGATAAT GATGGGCGCATTGATTACAGTGAATTTGTGGCCATGATGCAAGATAGAGATTTTGGCAAGAAGGGATACAAAATAACCTAA